Proteins co-encoded in one Geovibrio ferrireducens genomic window:
- the prfB gene encoding peptide chain release factor 2, with protein MSIEESQSLFWELKEQVKGFYPVVNEEDITERIRRVDEMSINEPDFWTKKESKALLKEQSNMKKFLEEWKEVKGLVDEVETLIELYGEGAEEVGEEIVAVTDKLETTIRQFELKLILDDPHDPNNAILTIHSGAGGTESNDWAQMLYRMYTRYAERMGFKCEVMDMVEGEEAGIKSVTFNIIGAYAFGYLKGEIGVHRLVRISPFDSQSRRHTSFASVFVLPEIDDDIEIEINESELQIDTYRASGAGGQHINTTDSAVRITHQPTGIVVTCQNERSQHKNKAHAMKLLKAKLYDHEMKKRNEERDKLESTKTDIGWGSQIRSYVMHPYKMVKDLRTRHETGNVDSVMDGGLEPFIRSYLLHSAGIESDAKEN; from the coding sequence ATGAGTATTGAAGAATCACAAAGCTTATTCTGGGAACTGAAAGAGCAGGTCAAGGGCTTTTATCCTGTGGTCAATGAGGAAGACATAACCGAAAGAATCCGCAGGGTGGACGAAATGTCCATTAACGAGCCTGACTTCTGGACAAAAAAAGAGTCAAAAGCGCTGCTTAAAGAACAGTCAAACATGAAGAAATTCCTTGAAGAATGGAAAGAGGTAAAAGGCCTTGTTGATGAGGTTGAAACCCTTATAGAACTCTACGGCGAAGGTGCGGAAGAGGTCGGCGAGGAGATTGTCGCTGTAACTGATAAACTGGAAACCACTATCAGACAGTTTGAGCTTAAGCTCATACTGGACGACCCCCATGACCCTAACAACGCAATCCTCACCATTCACTCCGGAGCGGGCGGAACAGAGTCCAACGACTGGGCGCAGATGCTTTACCGCATGTACACCAGGTACGCAGAGAGAATGGGATTCAAGTGCGAAGTTATGGATATGGTGGAAGGTGAGGAAGCGGGCATAAAATCCGTTACTTTCAACATCATAGGCGCTTACGCCTTCGGTTATCTCAAAGGAGAGATAGGCGTTCACAGACTTGTGCGGATCTCCCCGTTCGATTCCCAGAGCAGAAGACACACATCATTCGCCTCCGTATTTGTTCTCCCTGAGATTGATGACGACATAGAAATAGAGATCAACGAATCCGAACTCCAGATAGATACCTACCGGGCCAGCGGCGCGGGCGGTCAGCACATCAACACCACGGACTCCGCAGTGCGCATAACCCACCAACCCACCGGAATAGTGGTCACATGCCAGAACGAGCGCAGCCAGCATAAGAACAAGGCTCACGCTATGAAGCTCCTTAAAGCGAAGCTCTATGACCACGAAATGAAAAAGCGCAACGAAGAGCGTGACAAGCTGGAAAGCACCAAAACCGACATCGGCTGGGGCAGCCAGATACGAAGCTATGTTATGCATCCGTACAAAATGGTTAAGGACCTGAGAACGAGACACGAGACCGGAAACGTGGACAGTGTTATGGATGGCGGACTTGAACCCTTTATCAGATCATATCTTCTTCATTCGGCAGGTATAGAAAGTGATGCAAAAGAAAATTGA